The genomic region CGTAATTCCTGACGATCAAGTGGACAAAGTGATGGAGGTCATTCAAAAATCAGCTTCCACCGATAATATCGGTGATGGGAAGATTTTCGTGATACCCATCGAAAATGCCATGCGTATCAGGACGGGAGAGACCGGAGAGGGCGCGCTTTAGCGTCCCCTCCCTTTTTATTTTTTTTCATCTGGTATCGACAATTGATGCGGGATTTCCAGCACTATTTGCCTTTCAGGAACTCAATATGTTCTTTGACAGCCTGAAGTTCAAGTTCTAATTGTTGCTGGTATTCCCCTAATTGTTCTATTTTTTCCTGCTTTGTTTTAAGATGTCTGCTAAAGCCGCCATGGCATCCACACCCGCACTGTTCTTGATGCATGTCCATACCACTATGTCCATGATGCATACTCATTCCACCTTGTCCATGATGCATGCCCATTCCACCTTGTCCATGATGCATGCCCATTCCACCTTGTCCATGGTGCATGCCCATTCCGCTATGTCCGGGATGCATTCTTATAGTATTATCTTGACACATTATTATCATCTCCATTCTATAGTATAAAATCGAAAGTATTTAAACTATAAAGTTTATAGTAATATAGCTACTATGCAAAAAGAGAGAAACCAACTTTGTCTGTGCCCACTGGAAGGTATTATAGATACTATTAGCAAGAAATGGGCTCTCCTTATTGTCAATGATATCGGAAATCATGATAAACTCAGGTTCAACCAGCTTATGGAGAACCTGAACGGGATAAGTCCCAAAGCGCTTTCTGATACTTTGAAAAAGCTGGAAAACGAGCGGCTGGTAACAAGGGAATCGTTTGCTGAGATCCCGCCCCGGGTTGAATATTCTTTGACAAATGACGGCATCGACCTCAGGAAAGCAATAGTGCCCCTGCTCAAATGGGCTTCACAAAGAAGCGATGTGGGCGATATTGACCGGGAAAAATGTCCATCGAACTTTAAAGGGATGGCGGCACATCGGGTAAAAGGTGATGGGATTATTAGTGTTGATTTAGTGGCAGGAAGGACTTGTCAGTCACAAAAGCAAGATAAGTACGGACAACATTGAAACGATAAAGGAGTGTATATGGTATGGATGTGCAAAAAGCGATACAATTAAGACGGAGCATACGGGCGTATGACCCTCGTGAGGTGGAGGAGGATAAACTGATGAGAGTACTTGAATCTGGCAGACTTTCTCCTTCTGCTGGAAACCGCCAGGAACGCAGATTTATTGTCATAAAAAATGCAAATACGCGAAAATTGCTTGGTGAAGCTGCAGGTAACCAGAGATTTGTAGCTGAAGCACCTGTGGTGATCGCAGCGTGCTCTGTTGAAAAAGAATATGTCATGTCATGCGGCCAGCTGGCGTATCCCATTGACACGGCGATTGCTGTGGATCATATGACCCTCCAGGCTGTTGAGGAAGGACTTGGCACGTGCTGGATCGGGGCATTCAATGAAAAAAAAGTCAAAGAAATATTACAGATACCTGATGATGTGCGAGTGGTTTCCCTCCTTCCTCTTGGATATCCATCGACTGTGCCGCAATCGAAACCACGAAAAAGGCTTGATGAGATCGTAATGTGGGAAACATGGAGAAGCTAGCACGTTGAGGTGAAGGTCAGGGTCCTGATACCCTCACAATCCAGTGGTCCTGAAATCCAGTGCAGGTGAAAGCATAATAGCTATCACCGAAAATGCAAAAATAACAAGGTAATTCATCCGTTCCCTGGACATAGAAAGACTCCGCATGACATAATTAAGTCCCTCAAAATCCTCTTCAGTGAAAGGTTCACGCCTTTCTATCTTTTCAAGTAACTCCAGGTCTTTTATCACCCCAGACCTGCGTTTACCAATGTGATACCGATGTGCAAAGAACCACAAATATCCTGAAACTCCCCGGTACCGCAACACTCGTGCATAGATATCCCCATAATGGTCGGCAATGATAACCAGTCTGAGCAGCAGTGCTGAGATAAGGCCCACCCAGAAATACCTTTTTATCACAGACATCCGGTACCCTTTAGGCATCTTCACT from ANME-2 cluster archaeon harbors:
- a CDS encoding helix-turn-helix transcriptional regulator; amino-acid sequence: MQKERNQLCLCPLEGIIDTISKKWALLIVNDIGNHDKLRFNQLMENLNGISPKALSDTLKKLENERLVTRESFAEIPPRVEYSLTNDGIDLRKAIVPLLKWASQRSDVGDIDREKCPSNFKGMAAHRVKGDGIISVDLVAGRTCQSQKQDKYGQH
- a CDS encoding nitroreductase family protein, with the translated sequence MDVQKAIQLRRSIRAYDPREVEEDKLMRVLESGRLSPSAGNRQERRFIVIKNANTRKLLGEAAGNQRFVAEAPVVIAACSVEKEYVMSCGQLAYPIDTAIAVDHMTLQAVEEGLGTCWIGAFNEKKVKEILQIPDDVRVVSLLPLGYPSTVPQSKPRKRLDEIVMWETWRS